A stretch of DNA from Luteolibacter sp. Y139:
CTGGCATCATCTCCGGCTCCTTGGTGATTGAGACCGTTTTCCAAGTCCCCGGACTTGGCCGCCACTTCATCAAGTCGATCGAGACCCTCGATGCCCCGGTCATCATGGGCGTCACCATGCTCTACGGTACCCTGGTGATCGTCGCGAACTTCCTCACCGACTTGGCCGGGATCTGGCTGAACCCGCGCCTCCGCAAGTCCTCCTGAGCCCGACTGCTGCCCACCCTTTTCCATGACACCCGAAGAAAAAGGAACCTCTCTGTGGTACGATGCCTGGTTGCGCCTGCGCCGCAACCGCGCTGCCATGGTCGGCATCGTCATCCTCGCGCTCATCGTCTTCACCTGTGTGGTGCTGCCCTGGGTCGGCGATTTCCTGAAGGACCCTAACAAGACCGATCTGGTCCACCGCAATCTACGGCCCGGCAGCGAACATTGGTTCGGGACCGACCACCTCGGCCGCGATCTTTTCGCGCGGGTGATCTTCGGCGGCCGCATCTCCATCGCCGTCGGACTCATCACCACCTTTGTCGCCGTCACCATCGGCGTGGTCTGGGGTGCCGTGGCTGGCTACGTCGGTGGCAGCACCGATGCCCTCCTGATGCGCATCGTGGATATTCTCTACGCTCTGCCCTTCCTGGTCATCATTATCCTTCTCAAGAAGATCTTGGAACCCATGACCGATGATCTCACCGAGTCGACCGTGAATCTCATCGCGGGCAAGGAAGCCCCGCTGAAGAAACTGAGCGACACCCGCAACTGGGTCGAGCCTCTGACCACTCTCGTGCCGGTCTTCATCGCAATCGGCGCGCTATCCTGGCTCACCGTCTCGCGCATCGTTCGCGCCCAAGTGCAAAGCGTCGCCAGCCTCGACTACGTGGAAGCCGCGCG
This window harbors:
- a CDS encoding ABC transporter permease; the encoded protein is MTPEEKGTSLWYDAWLRLRRNRAAMVGIVILALIVFTCVVLPWVGDFLKDPNKTDLVHRNLRPGSEHWFGTDHLGRDLFARVIFGGRISIAVGLITTFVAVTIGVVWGAVAGYVGGSTDALLMRIVDILYALPFLVIIILLKKILEPMTDDLTESTVNLIAGKEAPLKKLSDTRNWVEPLTTLVPVFIAIGALSWLTVSRIVRAQVQSVASLDYVEAARSLGLGHLRILFRHILPNSLGPIIVYTTLTIPGVMMFEATLSFLGLGVKAPNSSWGVLIQEGANFMLTNPMQLFFPSLFFSLTLFSLNFLGDGLRDALDPKASKD